The DNA window TCTGTTGTCCTGGTGAAGCTGTCGAGTGATATGTTGCATGATTCTAGATCAGTTTTTATCATCTCATGGTATCTGCCTGCTACTTCTTTAGGCGGCTTACCTTCTTTCTCTGCCTTGACAGCTATGGGTGTTCCATGTTCATCCGTTGCACATACAAAAAGTACATCGTTTCCCTTCATCCTGTTGTACCTGGCATATATATCTGCAGGTATGTAGGTGGATCTGAGGTGTCCCAGATGGCACGGTCCGTTTGCATAGGGAAGTGCTGATGAAATAAGTACCTTGGTCAAACTAAATTCCTCCAATAATTTTATGGTTTTAATGAGTCAAATCAAATGGAAAACTAGGATAATTAGAAGCTTAATATATCCTTAAATAAATTTTTAAAGAATCTTTAATGAATCTCTAAATAAATGGTATCATTTTAAAATCTGTTTTATTAATGGTACAAACTAGTTGATTTGTAGAATACAAGAACCAATTTATATTATTTATGATATCATTAATATACTCAATAAATGTATCGAATATTATTCTATATATGTTTTTATTTAACCCTTAACAAATTCCAAAAAAATTATTAAATATGAAGTTAATTTCACACTTTCTTTCGGGCATCAATGGAAATTTGTATATTTGATATCTGACAATGTTATCCTAAGACAATTTAAAGGAAATCATGAAAGGGAAGAATAGTGATGAAAAAAAATGACAGCCGTTTAGGATATAGATGGACACTTGAAGAAGATATTAAAATGTGTGAGTTACGTCAGGAAGGATACAACTTTAAGGAAATTGGAGTAATGTTAAACAGAAGTGAAAAATCCTGTGCAACACGTTACAGTAATCGTGGTTTCACATTGAATCCTATGAAAGTGCTTTTAAACCTGGCCATCATAGTAATATCAATCATAAGTGGTTACACCCTGGAACCATCCATATTAAGCTAAATACACTAAATTCAAGGTATACACAGGTATAATTTTTTTAAAGAAGAATCAGAAACTTTTGAGATTCCTAAAAATATAATTTACTCATGGTTAGTTTTATGAATAGGGGTAAATTTTATTGTTATTTTTAAGTTGTTATCCCACGCTCTCATAAGTTACTTTATATTTAAAGTGCAAAGGAAATATCATGTTATCAGTAGCATTTATAAATCCACTTTCAGACGAGGGAAAGAATGTTGTTCGTGAGTTAGGAGATTTTGAAAGGGTTTTAGCAGATAATGACGAGTTAATAAGCATTGTTACTGAAAGCAGATCCCAGGAAATATCAGACGATTCATTCATACCACGAAACTACATCGATCTAGCAATTAAAAGGATCGAGTGGTACGTTAAAAAGAAAAACGATAGAAACTTTGACAACAACATATACGAGTTTCTTTTCAACCCAGAAATATACAAATTTGATATAATATCCTACTACCTTCTCTGCCAAGCTGTTGGAGCCAAATACGGTTCAAACTCCAGGGAAAGCAGAGTCCTTGTTGAATCACAGGGAAAGATCATGGAGTACAGGTTAGGTAAACTATCCAAATCAGAGCAAACTCTTGCTGTGAACAACATACTAAACAGTGTTGTGAGTCTTTCACACCCTAGATGGACCTTTTTTGAAGAATTGCTCGGCTCAAAAAAACTCAGACTCCATGAAATGATACTGGACAACGGAGAAGTGATCCTCGACAAGGATGATTT is part of the Methanobacterium lacus genome and encodes:
- a CDS encoding SANT/Myb-like DNA-binding domain-containing protein codes for the protein MKKNDSRLGYRWTLEEDIKMCELRQEGYNFKEIGVMLNRSEKSCATRYSNRGFTLNPMKVLLNLAIIVISIISGYTLEPSILS